The Blautia obeum ATCC 29174 region GTGTGTCCAGTGTGAAAGCATCCGAAGAAGATGAAGCGATGATCAAAGAACTGCAGAGAAATGCTGCGTTCCGTAATCCGACAATGGCAGCAGCACATATGGTAGGAGCGCAGGCAAGTGCTATGCAGGCAGCTGCATCTAATCAGAATGCCGCTCCGGTAATGGCGTTTGCAGGTATGAATATGGCATCTAATGCCGGTGGAGTGAATGCACAGAATTTGTTTGCAATGGGGCAGCAGGCACAGCCGCAGATGCAGCCACAGTCTCAGCAGAGCAGTGGATGGACATGTGCATGCGGAGCTGTTAATACAGGTAAATTCTGCTCAGAGTGCGGACAGCCGCGTCCGGCAGGACCGTGGACCTGCAGCTGTGGAGCTGCTAATACGGGTAAATTCTGTTCGGAATGTGGACGACCAAGACCATAACCTGAGGAGGTGACCGGGTGGATACATTAAACTATAAATGTCCAAACTGTTCGGCTGGACTTACGTTTGACAGTAAAGAACAGAAGATGAAATGCGAATTTTGCGGAAGTACGTATTCGCTGGAAGAACTGGATAAACTGGCAGAACAGCAGGATACGGTAGAAGAAGATAAGACCGAAAAATGGAAAGGGTTTGAACCGGAACAGTGGCAGTCAGATGAGAAGTCAAATATGGCAGTGTGGAACTGTCCGTCCTGTGGAGCTGAAATATTGGCCGAAAAGACAACAGGATCAACGGTGTGTCCGTATTGTGACAATCCAATGATCATGCCGGAACAGTTTAAAGACAGTTATCGTCCGGATTACATCATTCCGTTTATGAAATCAAAAAAAGAAGCGAAACAGGCACTTAAGGCACATTACGAAGGAAAACCGCTTCTTCCGAAAGTATTTAAAGATGAAAATCATCTCGAAGAGATTAGGGCAGTTTATGTACCGTTCTGGTTGTTTGATCTGGATACTGCAGGAAGATTCAGCTATGAGGCGACAAAAACCAGAGTATGGGAAGACGATGACTATAACTATACAGCAACCAGGTTTTATCATGTTGCCCGTGCCGGAAAGATAAACTTCCGAAAAATACCAGTGGATGGTTCAAAGGCAATCGATGATACCATGATGGAGGCAATCGAACCATATGAGTATCAGGATCTGACAGAATTTAATATGTCCTACCTGTCCGGATATATGGCAGATAAATATGATCAGGAACCGGATGAACTGACCGGACGTGTCTATGAACGTATGGAACAGAGCGTCAAAGACTGTTTTGAAGCGAGTGTAAAAGGATATGCAACTGTTACGCCGAAGCAGGAGAAGGTTACTGTAACGAATAAAGGCGAGGTAAAATATGGCCTTTTTCCGGTATGGTTTCTGAATACAAAATGGAATGGAAAAACATATTCGTTTGCAATGAATGGACAGACGGGACGTCTGATCGGTGACCTTCCGGTGGGAAAAGATCTGGCAGTAAAATACTGGTTCAAATGTCATATCCCGCTGACAATTGCTATGACAGCAATCGTTACAGCACTGCGATTTATGGGGGTGATCTGAATGAAGAAAATGAATCTTATCTTAAGCGGATCACTGCTTGTGATGAGCCTTGGTGTGCTTTCACCGGCTGTGGTGTATGCAGGTGCTGAGACAGAGACGGCACAGGAAGATGAAAATGGAGAAATGTCCTGGGTTTTTGATGATTGCGGGATTCTGAGTGATGATGAGATCACAGAGCTTAATGATGAACTTGCGACTATATATGATACATATGGATATGATGCCGTTCTCTGGATCTCACAGGATGTGGGAGAGGACGAAGATTATCGTCAGTATGCTGCGGAATTTATGCAGGCTAATGAAATTGGTTATGGAGATACTCATGAAGGTATGTGTATTTTCCATCAGCCGGGTGTCAGAAACATTACGATCGTATTCCGCGGAGACACGCAGAATGAGTTTTCTACGAGAATCCAGGATGAAATGCTGGATAAATGTAAGACATATCTTAAGGATGATGATCCATTCGGTGGATATCAGTCATTGATTCATGATCTGGAGGCGGGACTTGACCGCATTTCGGAAGGAGAGAATATCCGGTTGATGGATCTCAGTGATGAAGCAGTTGGCGGACGGTTCGTGAAAGATCTTCTCATGGCATTTGTGATCATGATCATTCCAACGGGAGTTCTCACCTGGTATCAGGTACGTAAGATGAAAACACGTGTGCAGCAGCCGGATGCCAGTGAATATACGACGGATAGTGGACTGGAATTGAGCGAAAAACATGATATTTTCCTGTATGAGACGGTAAGCCAGACTGCAAAAGTCAAAAACGATAATAATGATTCAGGAAGCTTTTCAAGTGGTGGAGAGAGTTTTTCGGGATCCAGCAGCGATTACTAAAATTAAGCCAGCGGGGAACTTGCCCGTTGGCTTAATTTATGAATAAAAATACAAAAAAACTTTGTTTTATACAAACAGTTAATTTGCATCAAAAATGCACAAATTGATATAGAAATACTTTACAGAAGTACAACAATGCACTAATAAAAATACAATATATAGGAAAAATGCACAAAAGGAACAGGAGAGATACAGGATTTATTGAACGAAAGTGCAATTGTAATTTGCAACAGGTATGTTATAATTTCCACTGATTGAAAACTAAACGTGGGGGTGACATCTTTGAAAAAAACAGTAACATTTTTTGGAATGCTTCTGTCCATGCTTCTGATGTGTCCGACAGGTGTCTGGGCAGCAGGAAGTGGAGAAACAACCACTCAGGTGCCGGTATGGCTGTGCATTCCTTTTGCGGGGCTGCTGCTCTGCATCGCCGTGATGCCGCTGATCAAAGCTGAATGGTGGGAAGCACATCAGCCACATGTGGTACTTATGTGGATTCTGCTGATGGTGATTCCGTTTGCAGTGGTTTATGGTACAGGCAAAGCAACAGAGACAGTTCTTGAATGTATTGTAAATGATTATCTTACTTTTATTGTTCTTCTTTTCGGACTTTTCTGTGTTTCGGGTAATATTACCATGGAAGGTGATTTTGCAGGCTCTCCGAGGGTAAATGCCTGCCTGCTCGCTTTCGGAACTCTTTTGTCCAGCTGTATCGGAACGACCGGTGCCAGTATGCTGATGGTACGACCGGTAATCAAGATGAATTCCTGGAGGAAGAGAAAAAGCCATATCATGATATTCTTTATCTTTATGGTATCTAATATGGGTGGATGTCTGACACCAATCGGTGATCCGCCGCTCCTTATGGGATTTATGAGAGGAGTACCGTTCTTCTGGAGTCTGCATCTGTTACCGGTCCTGCTCTTCAACATGGTGATCATGCTGTTTGTATTCTATCATGTGGATAAGCTGGCATATCGTAAAGACATTGCACAGGGACGTAAACCGGATATCAGTAAACCTGGTACAGAATTTCATATTGAAGGACTGCATAATATTATCTTCCTGGTGATGATCGTGGCAGCGGTTATCCTAAGCGGGGTACTTCCGGGACTTTCTGCGTTCCAGAATGCGGCAGGAGAAGTTATGGGAATCCACATTTTCGGTGAAGTGACACTGACATTCCCGGCACTGATAGAGATTGTTATGATCCTTCTGGCTGCATTTCTGTCATTTAAAACAACGGATAAGAGCATCCGTAGAAGAAACCATTTTACCTGGGGGGCTATCCAGGAGGTTGCGGTATTGTTTATCGGTATTTTTATTACCATGCAACCGGCCTTGATGCTTCTGAAAGCACTTGGACCTCATATCGGACTTTCCAGTCCGCGTGAAATGTTCTGGGCAACCGGTGCACTGTCCAGTTTCCTGGATAATACACCAACTTATCTGGTATTTCTTACCACGGCAGGAACCCTTGGTTTCCTGAATGGAGTTACAACAAGTCTTGGCACAGTTCCGGTCAAACTTTTGTCTGCGATTTCCTGTGGTGCGGTATTTATGGGAGCCAACACATATATCGGTAATGCTCCGAACTTTATGGTAAAATCTATTTCTGACGAGAATGGTGTCAATATGCCGTCCTTCTTCGGATACATAGGCTGGTCATTGGTATTCCTTGTTCCGGTATTTATACTGGATATGCTTGTGTTCTTTATGTAAGGGGGGAGAGTTATGTCAGAAAATATCAATCGTGAAATATATACAGAACTTGCCAATCGTATTTATGATCTGGATGCAGAAGTATATCGTGTTCTGGGATCTTCTCTTGGACGTACGTTTACCGGAAACCGTGATACGACGATCCGTACGTTGAGTATGCTGATGTATACAAAACCGGACGGACATCTTCTTCGAAGTGAACTTGCACTGATCAGTAATATGGCTCGTACGATTAAAGATCCGGCAGAAAAAAGCCGCCTGATGACGGAGTATGATGAGATCCTCAAAGCAATTGAGCAGCTTCCAAACATGTTTGGTTCTACGGATATTCTGGATGCAGAGAGAGCAGCACTGAATCTGGCTGTCAGAAGAGAGAAAATCTCAGAAAATGACCATTTGGTTATCTGTATCAGCCGTACACAGGGAAGTGCAGGAAATGATATTGGTTTTGAACTTGCTGATAAACTGCGAATTAACTATTATGATGTGGAAATCTTTGACCAGGTTATGAAACGCCTGGAAGCAGAAAAAGATAATGTTCAGGATAAAGAGAATTTTACGGATTTCAATAAGTATGGAAAGAAAACGCATGAGAGCCTGAAGACGAAACTGAAAGAATTGAATCGTTATCATGGACTTTCCAAGCAGGATGCGGTCTTCTTTAATATGAGCGATCTGATCTGTGAACTGGCAAGAACAGAGGACTGCCTGATCATGGGACGATGTGCAGATGCAATCCTTAAGAATAACCATATTCCACATATCAGTATATTTATCAGCGCACCATTCCAGGTACGCACACAACATGTTATGGATGTTCGTAATATGGATATGAAGCAGGCTGTCCGTTTCCTGAAGAAGATGGATAAACAGCACAAAAAATATTACGAATTTTACACTGGAGAGAAATGGGGAAAACCGGAAAATTATGACCTTTGTATCAACAGTGCGAATTATGGTATCAAGGAAACCATTGATGTCATCAAACGATTGCTGAATCAGCAGACACAGTAGAAAATAAACAACGAAATAATCAATAAAAAATCCGCAGGATATCATCTGAGAATGATATTCAGCGGATTTTTGTTGTAAAAGATTATTTGTTTACATCAATATAGCTGTACAGCGTGTACTTGGAAATACCGAAATAATTAGCTACTTTATCGCCGGATTTTGTAATCAGAAAAGCACCGGAATCATTCAGGAACTGGATTGCAGTCACCTTGTCTTCTTTGTTCATCAGAGCGACTGGTTTTCCGACCAGAGCTACGGATTCTTCAATCAGATGATCCAGCAGATCATTGACACTGTGGGTGATCTCTTTTGGCTTTTCTTCCTTATTAACGGGAGTGACCAGAGCGTGCAGTGCACTTTCGATCATGGTCAGCTTTGTAATATCATAGTTGATTCCAAATACATAATGCAAGGTGCCATCATCGTCGCGGATATAGGAAGTACTGCATTTTAGAATTTTACCGTCAGAGGTTTTCATCAGATATCCGGAATGATCCTGAATCTCGTCTGTTGAGTCGCTTCCTTTTTTGTTGTTATGCCTGATTACATCAAAAACTGCATTAGAAGGACCATCACCAATTCCTCTTCCGGTAACATGACCGTTTTCGATATAG contains the following coding sequences:
- a CDS encoding TPM domain-containing protein, which translates into the protein MKKMNLILSGSLLVMSLGVLSPAVVYAGAETETAQEDENGEMSWVFDDCGILSDDEITELNDELATIYDTYGYDAVLWISQDVGEDEDYRQYAAEFMQANEIGYGDTHEGMCIFHQPGVRNITIVFRGDTQNEFSTRIQDEMLDKCKTYLKDDDPFGGYQSLIHDLEAGLDRISEGENIRLMDLSDEAVGGRFVKDLLMAFVIMIIPTGVLTWYQVRKMKTRVQQPDASEYTTDSGLELSEKHDIFLYETVSQTAKVKNDNNDSGSFSSGGESFSGSSSDY
- a CDS encoding sodium:proton antiporter — protein: MLLMCPTGVWAAGSGETTTQVPVWLCIPFAGLLLCIAVMPLIKAEWWEAHQPHVVLMWILLMVIPFAVVYGTGKATETVLECIVNDYLTFIVLLFGLFCVSGNITMEGDFAGSPRVNACLLAFGTLLSSCIGTTGASMLMVRPVIKMNSWRKRKSHIMIFFIFMVSNMGGCLTPIGDPPLLMGFMRGVPFFWSLHLLPVLLFNMVIMLFVFYHVDKLAYRKDIAQGRKPDISKPGTEFHIEGLHNIIFLVMIVAAVILSGVLPGLSAFQNAAGEVMGIHIFGEVTLTFPALIEIVMILLAAFLSFKTTDKSIRRRNHFTWGAIQEVAVLFIGIFITMQPALMLLKALGPHIGLSSPREMFWATGALSSFLDNTPTYLVFLTTAGTLGFLNGVTTSLGTVPVKLLSAISCGAVFMGANTYIGNAPNFMVKSISDENGVNMPSFFGYIGWSLVFLVPVFILDMLVFFM
- a CDS encoding AAA family ATPase, yielding MSENINREIYTELANRIYDLDAEVYRVLGSSLGRTFTGNRDTTIRTLSMLMYTKPDGHLLRSELALISNMARTIKDPAEKSRLMTEYDEILKAIEQLPNMFGSTDILDAERAALNLAVRREKISENDHLVICISRTQGSAGNDIGFELADKLRINYYDVEIFDQVMKRLEAEKDNVQDKENFTDFNKYGKKTHESLKTKLKELNRYHGLSKQDAVFFNMSDLICELARTEDCLIMGRCADAILKNNHIPHISIFISAPFQVRTQHVMDVRNMDMKQAVRFLKKMDKQHKKYYEFYTGEKWGKPENYDLCINSANYGIKETIDVIKRLLNQQTQ
- a CDS encoding helix-turn-helix transcriptional regulator, producing MGRLTVLKQIARDLASQFGPDCEIVIHDLKTNDPEHSIVYIENGHVTGRGIGDGPSNAVFDVIRHNNKKGSDSTDEIQDHSGYLMKTSDGKILKCSTSYIRDDDGTLHYVFGINYDITKLTMIESALHALVTPVNKEEKPKEITHSVNDLLDHLIEESVALVGKPVALMNKEDKVTAIQFLNDSGAFLITKSGDKVANYFGISKYTLYSYIDVNK